From a region of the Oncorhynchus tshawytscha isolate Ot180627B linkage group LG14, Otsh_v2.0, whole genome shotgun sequence genome:
- the LOC112236949 gene encoding NACHT, LRR and PYD domains-containing protein 12 isoform X3 yields the protein MSFVAELLLATLEDLLEVDLKTFKWRLTQDVLEGFPHIPVSQLENADRLDITNTMVETYGPEGAVKISLEILRKINQNQLSDRLKNQYNEGETTEAAVQDKLKSYLKKKYGCIYEGTSKEGDFIYLDQIYTELHVIEGAWGGVRDEHEVIHLESRTLATGETTIEANNIFKPRPDQKKPIRTGLTLGIAGVGKTVSVQKFIHDWADGKENQDIDFIFPLPFCKMNSNMGEKDCSLIELLHQFFSVMGPVKTLGEGSKVLFIFDGLDESRLPLNFNSKVLTDDTKPASLDQLITNLITGELLPSALIWITSRPAAANQIPRQYIHQWTEVQGFNDQQKEKYFTKKISDKNLASRIINHVKSSRSLHIMCHIPVFCWILATILEKLLDEAGSGDLPKTLTETYLHFLIFQTDRMRAKGNSVGSDNIVLKLGELAFHQLEKGYLIFYEEDLTECGIGVRKASVYSGMCTEIFKVEGRTSQKTVFSFVHLSIQECLAAVYVFLTFINCNKNPLVQQNSSFLRKLRKHQPMMNLLKSAVDKALKSKNGHLDLFLCFLLGLSLESNQTLLQGLLTQTGSSSQTNEEIVEYIKMKIRKNPSPERCINLFHCLSELNDHSLVKEIQRYLSSGSLSAAKLSPALFSALVFVLLTSEEELDVFDLKKYFRSEEGLLRMLPVVKASRTALLNQCNLSKRCCKALGTALISSHLKELDLSGNDLQDLGVKLLSAGLQSPQCKLVTLKLSGCQVTEEGCAALASALRSNPSHLRELDLSYNDPGDSGVKLLYAIWEDPHCKLEKLNVDHGRRCRLKSGPQKYACDLTLDPNTAHRTLSLSEENRKVEWTWREQPYSDHPERFEDYEQVLCREGLTGCCYWEVELSGRACIAVTYKGISRRGKGPDSRLGANDKSWNLNSFYDSYSARHNYKRTDIPVPTSRSNRVGVYLDWPAGTLSFYSVSSDTLTHLHTFHSTFTEPVYPGFYVRGDTGTVTLCQVE from the exons ATGTCTTTTGTTGCTGAGCTTCTGCTGGCCACTCTGGAGGACCTGCTCGAAGTAGATCTAAAGACGTTTAAATGGCGCCTGACCCAGGACGTGCTGGAAGGCTTTCCTCACATTCCAGTGAGCCAGCTGGAGAATGCTGACAGATTGGACATTACAAACACGATGGTGGAGACCTATGGTCCTGAGGGAGCTGTGAAGATCTCACTGGAAATCCTGAGGAAGATTAATCAGAACCAACTGTCTGATAGGTTAAAAAACCAGTACAATGAGGGTGAGACAACAGAAGCAGCAG TCCAAGACAAACTGAAATCCTACCTTAAGAAGAAGTACGGCTGTATATATGAGGGGACGTCAAAGGAAGGTGATTTCATCTACCTAGACCAGATCTACACTGAGCTCCATGTGATCGAGGGGGCCTGGGGAGGGGTCAGAGATGAGCATGAGGTCATACATTTGGAATCCAGAACACTAGCCACAGGAGAGACCACTATTGAAGCCAACAACATTTTCAAACCCCGACCTGATCAAAAGAAGCCAATCAGAACAGGGCTTACACTGGGCATCGCTGGCGTGGGAAAGACTGTCTCCGTTCAGAAGTTTATTCACGACTGGGCAGATGGAAAGGAGAACCAAGACATTGATTTCATCTTTCCACTTCCTTTTTGCAAAATGAATTCTAATATGGGGGAAAAGGACTGCAGTCTGATTGAACTGCTTCATCAATTCTTCAGTGTCATGGGACCGGTGAAGACCCTGGGGGAAGGTTCTAAAgttctgttcatctttgatgGTCTGGACGAGAGTCGACTTCCTCTGAACTTCAACAGTAAGGTTCTGACAGACGACACAAAGCCAGCCTCGCTGGACCAACTGATCACAAACCTCATCACAGGAGagctcctcccctctgctctcatCTGGATAACCTCCCGACCTGCTGCAGCCAATCAGATCCCTCGTCAATACATCCACCAGTGGACAGAGGTACAAGGGTTCAATGACCAACAGAAGGAGAAGTACTTCACGAAGAAAATTAGTGATAAGAACCTGGCCAGCAGAATCATCAACCATGTCAAGTCATCAAGGAGCCTCCACATCATGTGCCACATACCAGTGTTTTGTTGGATTTTAGCCACTATTCTAGAGAAGCTGTTGGATGAAGCAGGGAGTGGAGATTTGCCCAAAACCCTGACTGAGACATACTTACACTTCCTGATCTttcagacagacaggatgagagCAAAAGGGAACTCCGTAGGAAGTGACAACATAGTCCTCAAACTTGGAGAGCTGGCTTTTCATCAGCTGGAGAAGGGATATCTTATCTTCTATGAGGAAGACCTGACAGAGTGTGGCATTGGAGTCAGAAAAGCATCCGTGTACTCAGGAATGTGCACCGAGATCTTTAAGGTGGAGGGGaggaccagtcagaagacagTGTTCAGCTTTGTTCATCTGAGCATCCAGGAGTGTCTTGCTGCTGTTTATGTGTTTCTCACATTCATAAACTGCAATAAAAACCCACTGGTCCAACAGAACTCCTCCTTTTTGCGGAAACTTCGGAAACACCAACCTATGATGAACTTACTCAAGAGTGCAGTGGACAAGGCCCTAAAGAGTAAGAATGGACACCTGGACCTGTTCCTCTGTTTCCTTCTGGGCctctcactggagtccaatcagaCTCTCCTACAAGGCCTACTGACACAGACAGGAAGCAGCTCACAGACCAATGAGGAAATAGTTGAGTACATCAAGATGAAGATCAGGAAGAATCCCTCTCCGGAGAGATGCATcaatctgttccactgtctgaGTGAGCTGAATGACCATTCTCTAGTGAAGGAGATCCAAAGATACCTGAGCTCAGGAAGTCTCTCAGCAGCCAAACTGTCACCTGCACTGTTTTCAGCTCTGGTGTTTGTGTTGCTGACTTCAGAAGAAGAGCTGGATGTGTTTGACCTGAAGAAATACTTTAGATCAGAGGAGGGTCTTCTGAGGATGCTGCCAGTAGTCAAAGCCTCCAGAACAGCCCT GCTGAATCAATGTAACCTCTCAAAACGATGCTGCAAAGCGCTGGGCACAGCTCTCATCTCCTCACACTTGAAAGAGCTGGACCTGAGTGGCAACGACCTGCAGGATTtaggagtgaagctgctctctgctggactgcaAAGTCCACAATGTAAACTGGTGACACTGAA gctgtcaggctgtcagGTCACAGAGGAAGGATGTGCTGCTCTGGcttcagctctgaggtcaaacccctcccacctgagagagctggacctgagctacaatgacccaggagactcaggagtgaagctgctctaTGCTATATGGGAGGATCCACACTGTAAactggagaaactcaa TGTGGACCATGGTAGAAGGTGCAGGTTAAAATCAGGGCCCCAAAAAT ATGCCTGTGATCTGacactggacccaaacacagcacacagaaccctctctctgtctgaggagaacagGAAGGTGGAATGGACCTGGAGGGAGCAGCCGTATtctgatcacccagagagatttgaggactatgaacaggtgctgtgtagagagggtctgactgggtgCTGCTACTGGGAGGTAGAGTTGAGTGGGAGGGCTTGTATCGCAGTAACATATAAAGGAATCAGCAGGAGAGGAAAGGGTCCTGACAGTCGGCTTGGAGCCAATGACAAGTCCTGGAATCTGAACAGCTTTTATGACAGTTACTCTGCCAGGCACAATTATAAGAGAACTGACATACCTGTCCCCACGTCCCGCTCCAACAGAGTgggagtgtatctggactggccgGCCGGCACGCTGTCCTTCTACAGCgtctcctctgacacactgacccacctgCACACATTCCACTCTACATTCACTGAGCCTGTCTACCCAGGGTTTTATGTAAGGGGTGACACAGGGACTGTGACCCTGTGTCAGGTAGAATAA